The Chloroflexota bacterium sequence GGGGAGGGAGGGACACGGAAGACACGGGGACGCGGGGACGCGGGGACGCGGGAAAGGGGCGACACGGAGACGGGGGGACCAGCATTCCAGGCTATCGGACAGCGAGGCAGGCTGACCAGAGGCCATGGTCATTGGCGCGGGCGTCGCGCTCGGCCTGCTGAAGCAATGGGCGGTAGCGGGTGTTGGGCGGGTAGTGGCGTTCGATGGCGTAACCTTCGGCGAGCAGTGTCTGGTTGAAGAATTCGCCGTCGTCCAGCCAGAGGTAGGCCAGCAGTCGGCCGTAGCGGTCGCGCTCTTCCTGGTCGAGGGCAATCGATATGGTTTCGCCCAGGAGCCGCCTGGTGGTGTAGGTGGAGGTTTCCTCACCAAAACATTCGATCTCCCTTCCAGGATGGACGGTCTCGGGGGTGTCGACGCCGATGAATCGCACGGTTTCGGCGTTGCCGTCATCGAAGCGCACGACGATGGTGTCGCCGTCGATGATGCGGATGACTTTTGCAGAGACACGGAGACGCGGCTTCCAGAAGACGGCAGACGGCGGACGGCAGACCGCGGCCAGAGGAAGGTGGTCGACGGTGTTTCGGTATGGTCGCTCTGGGAACGGATCGGCGCAACCGGGACTTGAATGGATATCTGGACGGTGGCGTCGTTGCCGGTCACGGAGAGGATCTGGACGTCGATGACGGTGCCGGCGACGAGGCTGTGGACGAGCGTGGGGTCTTTCGGTTGGCTGCCTGCGGGCACTTCGGTCGGTGTTGGGCGTGCGGTGGCAGTTGGCTTTGGCGTGTTTGTGGGTCGTGGCGTCGGTGTGGCCAGGGCGCGCTGGTAGTCGAGCTGGGCGATGGCGAGACGGGCCTGGGCAGCTTCGATGGCGGCAAGATCAACCCGGGCAACAGCTGTGGCCTCGGCCTGGGCGATGCGATGGCGCTCGGTGGCTTCCTCGAGGGCCAGGCTCTGGGACAGCATGGCGATCTCCGCGCGCCAGGCGACTTTGTCGTAGGCGGCCTGGCGCTGCTGGAGTTCTCTTTCAGCCAGGTGGAGGCGACCCTCTGCCGCTGCCAGGTTCTCGGGGTCCGGATGGGCTGCCCGGGCTGAGGCGGTGGCGGCAACACGGGCCAACTCCAGGCGCGCTTCCGCCTCGGCCACGGTCAGGGGATCTGGGGTCCAGGGCGGTGTGGGAGACGGTGTTGGGATCGCAGCAGCCGTCGGTGTGGTGCTGGGTGTTCCGGCAGGGGTGGATGTCAGCGGCAGCTGGGCGCGCCAGCCGGCCAGATCGGCTAATAAATCGCCGGGCTTCACCGCATCACCCGCCTTGACCAGGATATCCCTTTCCGGATCGTGGACATGAGAGATGCGCACGTTGACAACAACCGGTGTGACAGTTGGAGTCGGTGTGGGCGAGGGGGAGATGGCCAGCTCGTCCTGGGGGATCAGCCTGCCAGCCACCGTCTGCGCGCCGGGCACCAAGGGCAGCAGGGTGGCAACGAGCAAAACGATACCCAGCAGCAACTCCGCCGTCGAGCCTGGCCGGATGCGAGCGACGTAGAAACGGCTCTGGTGGGGCCAGAGCAGGGGGATGCCCACATGACCGACCAGCATGTCGATCAGAAAATGGGAAGCGTAAGCCACGGCGAAGAGCGGCCAATCGGATCGGAAGACCAGCCATGCCGCTCCGGCCACAAACACCAGGGCCAGCAGCGAGTGGGTCACCTGACGGTGGCCAAAGCGTCGCTCGATGGGCTTGGAGATGAAGGGGAACAAACGCCCCACGATCGAGGCCTGGCTGTCGATGTCGGGAAGCAGCGCTACGACCCCACAGAACACGTAGGCAAGGGGATTCGTCACGCCCAACCAGGTCAACAGAACCAGGCCGGCGACGATGTGAACGAGCGGACCCTGGGCGTTGCGCAGCGACTGTCTCATGAGGGTCGATGCCAACGCGCACAAGGGGCTATAAGGGTGGATTTCGCCTTGTGCGCGCTGGGGTTCATTGCCGTCGCAGGCTGCGGTAGAGGAAGGGGCGGCTGACCATGAGTGCTACCATGATCAGGGCACTGAGCAGGTAGCTGTCGACGTTCCAGCGCCAGATGAAAAGCAGCAGCAGAAGGGGCACCAGGAGCAGGAAAACCAGATTGATGCGTTTGGGGGTCGTCTCCATGTGGCGCAGCTCGGGAAGGGTGCCGCGGCTGGTCTGGCGGCAGAGGGAGACGATGGTGGCGGGATGGCCCTGACTCATGCCGACAATGCGTCGCAGGGTCGCGTCGCGGCCGGGGATGTCGTTGGGCAGATGTTCATCGGCCAGGGCGCGCGCCTGGGCGGTGGAAAGGGGCTCGATGCGCACGATGCGGCAGCGAGCGATGAAGGGATGCACCTTGCGTTCGAGGCTGGGCGTTTCGGGAGGAGGGGCGGCCAGGGCAGCCACCTTGGCGGCGTTGACCAGGGCGTGGACCGAAGGCCGCTCGCGGTTGGAGATGCCATCCAGGTTGTCCAAGAGCAGCGCGGTGGGCTCGGCTCGCACGGCGAGGACGGCCATCTCGCGCAGCTGGACAGCGGTGGCGCGCGGGGGAATGCCTGCGCCGCACTGTTCCATGATGGCCGCCAGCCAGCTCTTGTGGGGCTCCTGCAGATCGACGAAGATGCGCCGCGTGGTGCGTCCGGCAGCGTGATTGTGAAGCTGAAAGGTCTTGCCCGTACCGTCCGCGCCCAGGTAGAGGGTGGCGTTGGCGCGCGCATGAACCTCATCGCGCCCCGACCGGCTGCGGTCGCTGTGCTCGGCCTGCAGCAGGTCCATCAGGCTGTCGGCCGAGACGGGTACGTCTTCCCCAGCAGCTCCAACCGCCAGCTGCTCCAGCACCTGCTCGGGGGTGGTGTATGGCAGGCGACCTGCGATGTGGGGGCGGCCGTCGGGCTGGTAGTGGAAGAAACCGACACCCAGCATGCGCAGCTTGGCGTTGCAGTTCCAGCGCACGGCCGGGGGCAGGCTGTTCTGCTCCCGTTGACAGGAGAGGACCACGACATCAGCCAGGGCGGCGGACTGCTCGGCGATGCGGGTGAGGTGTTGTTTGATCGCCCTGCCGTGATGACGATGCCGGCAGCCGATCTGGACCTCGTCAGCCACCAGGAGGATACGTGGATCCGCGGGCGTTGCTGCGCGC is a genomic window containing:
- a CDS encoding metal-dependent hydrolase, which encodes MRQSLRNAQGPLVHIVAGLVLLTWLGVTNPLAYVFCGVVALLPDIDSQASIVGRLFPFISKPIERRFGHRQVTHSLLALVFVAGAAWLVFRSDWPLFAVAYASHFLIDMLVGHVGIPLLWPHQSRFYVARIRPGSTAELLLGIVLLVATLLPLVPGAQTVAGRLIPQDELAISPSPTPTPTVTPVVVNVRISHVHDPERDILVKAGDAVKPGDLLADLAGWRAQLPLTSTPAGTPSTTPTAAAIPTPSPTPPWTPDPLTVAEAEARLELARVAATASARAAHPDPENLAAAEGRLHLAERELQQRQAAYDKVAWRAEIAMLSQSLALEEATERHRIAQAEATAVARVDLAAIEAAQARLAIAQLDYQRALATPTPRPTNTPKPTATARPTPTEVPAGSQPKDPTLVHSLVAGTVIDVQILSVTGNDATVQISIQVPVAPIRSQSDHTETPSTTFLWPRSAVRRLPSSGSRVSVSLQKSSASSTATPSSCASMTATPKPCDSSASTPPRPSILEGRSNVLVRKPPPTPPGGSWAKPYRLPSTRKSATATADCWPTSGWTTANSSTRHCSPKVTPSNATTRPTPATAHCFSRPSATPAPMTMASGQPASLSDSLECWSPRLRVAPFPRPRVPASPCLPCPSLP
- a CDS encoding FtsK/SpoIIIE domain-containing protein; this translates as MRLLITGKTRSGKSTSLHLLLAALLQRSWLQVLLLDGKGVELAPYAKLRAVTYLGPTQMAGWEAALQEIATGLEDRFQALADRGLRAATPADPRILLVADEVQIGCRHRHHGRAIKQHLTRIAEQSAALADVVVLSCQREQNSLPPAVRWNCNAKLRMLGVGFFHYQPDGRPHIAGRLPYTTPEQVLEQLAVGAAGEDVPVSADSLMDLLQAEHSDRSRSGRDEVHARANATLYLGADGTGKTFQLHNHAAGRTTRRIFVDLQEPHKSWLAAIMEQCGAGIPPRATAVQLREMAVLAVRAEPTALLLDNLDGISNRERPSVHALVNAAKVAALAAPPPETPSLERKVHPFIARCRIVRIEPLSTAQARALADEHLPNDIPGRDATLRRIVGMSQGHPATIVSLCRQTSRGTLPELRHMETTPKRINLVFLLLVPLLLLLFIWRWNVDSYLLSALIMVALMVSRPFLYRSLRRQ